One window of the Lytechinus pictus isolate F3 Inbred chromosome 5, Lp3.0, whole genome shotgun sequence genome contains the following:
- the LOC129260518 gene encoding eukaryotic translation initiation factor 3 subunit J-like codes for MADWEDDDFDPDAGFAKATAGDKWEGEDEEEDVKDDWAASDEEEEKEEKKEAGSTEQTATSGDGGAFQVKKKKNNLEKALQRKAEKRKEKLKEAEKVTLTPEEELEEKMRQQKLQEESDLELAKEAFGVGLDDGGSLSLDTMNPTTEEQFTEFGKLLKDKLSSLESSDYYPYLLEDVFQSCCVCLDSEQVKKLGSCLTAIANEKAKAQKASKGKKGKKKAVLAGSGKSAKKDEFDDFGYGGGEFDDFM; via the exons ATGGCCGACTGGG AGGACGACGATTTTGATCCTGATGCGGGTTTCGCCAAGGCGACTGCCGGTGATAAATGGGAAGGAGAGGATGAGGAAGAAGATGTGAAG gATGACTGGGCTGCATcagatgaggaggaggagaaagaggagaaaaaggagGCAGGTTCTACAGAGCAGACAGCGACTTCTGGAGATGGAGGAG CATTTCAAgtcaaaaagaagaagaacaattTAGAAAAAGCATTGCAAAGGAAAGCTgaaaagaggaaagagaagCTAAAGGAAGCTGAAAAG GTTACGTTAACACCAGAGGAGGAGTTAGAGGAAAAGATGAGACAACAGAAACTGCAAGAAGAGTCAGACCTTGAACTTGCAAAAGAAGCTTTTG GTGTAGGGCTTGATGATGGTGGATCACTATCACTAGACACCATGAATCCCACAACGGAAGAACAGTTTACGGAATTTGGGAAGCTACTAAAAGATAAATTATCATCGTTAGAATCTTCAGATTACTACCCTTATCTTCTAGAGGATGTTTTTCAATCATGTTGTGTTTGCC ttgacAGTGAACAAGTAAAGAAATTAGGAAGCTGTTTAACAGCAATAGCAAACGAGAAAGCAAAAGCACAAAAG GCCTCTAAAGGAAAGAAAGGCAAGAAGAAAGCAGTCTTAGCAGGGAGTGGAAAGTCGGCAAAGAAGGACGAGTTTGACGACTTTGGTTACGGTGGAGGTGAATTTGACGATTTTATGTGA